TTCATAAGCAACTATTTTTCCTTCAGGATTAATTACAAAACTTCCTCTTAGAGCTAATCCTTCTTCTTCTATCATTACACCAAATTCTCTAGCTAAAAATCCTGTAGGATCTCCTATCATAGGATATTCAACTTTTGATATTTTGGGAGAATGATCGCTCCAAGCTTTATGAACGAAAGCTGTATCACATGAAATACTATATATTTCTGCACTCTCTGCTTTGAAATTTTCATAATTT
This genomic window from Streptobacillus ratti contains:
- a CDS encoding peroxiredoxin yields the protein NYENFKAESAEIYSISCDTAFVHKAWSDHSPKISKVEYPMIGDPTGFLAREFGVMIEEEGLALRGSFVINPEGKIVAYEIHDNGIGREASELLRKLQAAKFVAKHGEVCPAKWKPGKETLKPSINLVGEL